A part of Marinobacter psychrophilus genomic DNA contains:
- a CDS encoding ATP-dependent helicase has product MPQQPSATDYQHQPHTAATALANPAAQLALPEFLTDEQRDIISAGFEHAVITAVAGSGKTTTLAWRIRYLLHQGHDPARMLVLMFNRSAKMDFERKLQAVCGNSGLALPEIRTYHAMGLRLYRRFVREGYLPNFSANILSDQEINYQVFQLSRRLVPEDLAEELRRNKKEFIETAIGFIDRVKTSLSPAEIVFEDMEFTERQRYLIDLFHSFEQWRKGQSRISFADMLYEPVMAIHQNPPLQRLVANKMDLILVDEYQDTNEIQHLLLRYVAGDRARVTVVGDPDQTIYEFRGAKPEFILRRFSDEFESPLEQTLSYSFRYGHRVALLANHLIHNNSGRKDLLCHAHPSTPATLITLHRHDNDADTVLQLLQVMTAEQLTDTAILFRVWSQSVAIELKLLARQVPYRIDAGKGALFSREVQAIIALLQIVTGQLTQLPDSDRLELARQLLRFPHVGLKEPELDQLARFLAGFGEDWAQRILAMDFNALAPMAARKLRKLAETLNQLSGYRGPVSGLISVYADSTDLYDGIRSLALTHDNAEERINTINGFRQYLKSLDINAEKALAHLHTLKQQSGAHRNDGQNSKPVGVLLSTIHRTKGLEWPTVIVPGLQEKYLPYSPRAEDNLRAHLESERRLLYVAITRSRQQLHLITRPASSRPHLDGEQGPSRFVAECCFELSDELGGALHQPDGSNALTLHAPLTAISERYGRREGVTLSGDASQECNDQPLWQRERLQHAIFGAGTVVSEDERAFEVRFDNGDTLNFSKQSAHLYFSTLS; this is encoded by the coding sequence ATGCCACAGCAACCATCCGCTACCGATTACCAGCATCAACCCCACACTGCCGCCACGGCCCTGGCGAATCCAGCGGCACAACTGGCGCTGCCCGAGTTTCTAACCGACGAGCAACGGGACATTATCAGCGCCGGCTTTGAACACGCGGTGATTACCGCGGTCGCCGGCAGTGGCAAAACCACAACCCTAGCCTGGCGTATTCGCTATCTGCTGCATCAGGGACACGATCCCGCCCGCATGCTAGTGCTGATGTTCAACCGCAGTGCCAAGATGGATTTCGAACGCAAACTGCAAGCGGTGTGCGGCAATAGCGGCCTGGCGCTGCCGGAAATACGGACCTATCACGCCATGGGCCTGCGGCTTTACCGGCGCTTTGTGCGAGAGGGCTACCTACCCAATTTTTCCGCTAACATTCTCAGCGACCAGGAAATTAACTATCAGGTGTTTCAGCTCAGTCGCCGGCTAGTGCCGGAAGACCTGGCAGAGGAGCTGCGGCGGAATAAAAAAGAATTTATAGAAACCGCCATCGGCTTTATTGACCGGGTGAAAACCAGCCTTTCGCCTGCTGAAATCGTGTTTGAAGACATGGAATTCACAGAACGCCAGCGCTATCTGATTGACCTGTTCCACAGTTTCGAACAATGGCGCAAAGGCCAGAGCCGTATCAGTTTTGCCGACATGCTGTACGAGCCGGTCATGGCCATTCACCAGAACCCACCCCTGCAAAGGCTGGTGGCGAATAAAATGGACCTGATTCTGGTCGACGAGTATCAGGACACCAACGAAATTCAGCACTTGCTGCTGCGCTATGTAGCCGGCGACCGGGCCCGGGTAACCGTAGTGGGCGATCCAGACCAAACCATCTACGAGTTTCGTGGTGCCAAACCGGAGTTTATTCTGCGCCGCTTCAGTGACGAGTTTGAAAGCCCGCTGGAACAAACACTAAGCTACAGCTTCCGCTATGGCCACCGGGTAGCGCTGCTGGCTAATCATCTGATTCACAACAACAGTGGTCGTAAAGACTTACTGTGCCATGCGCATCCGTCTACGCCTGCCACCCTCATAACCCTGCACCGCCACGACAATGACGCCGATACCGTGTTGCAGTTGCTGCAGGTCATGACAGCAGAACAACTGACCGATACCGCCATTCTGTTCCGGGTATGGAGTCAGAGCGTGGCCATTGAACTGAAACTGCTGGCGCGACAAGTGCCTTACCGTATTGATGCCGGAAAAGGAGCGCTGTTCAGCCGCGAAGTTCAGGCGATTATAGCGCTGCTGCAAATAGTAACCGGACAGCTTACGCAATTACCCGACAGCGACCGCTTGGAGCTGGCGCGGCAACTGCTCCGGTTTCCCCACGTTGGCCTGAAAGAACCGGAGCTGGACCAGCTCGCACGCTTTTTGGCCGGTTTTGGCGAAGACTGGGCACAACGCATACTGGCGATGGACTTTAACGCCTTGGCTCCCATGGCCGCCCGCAAGCTGCGCAAACTGGCAGAAACACTGAACCAGCTCAGTGGCTATCGCGGCCCGGTGTCCGGGCTGATCAGCGTGTACGCTGACAGCACCGACCTGTACGACGGCATTCGCAGCCTGGCCCTGACACACGACAACGCGGAGGAGCGAATCAACACCATTAACGGCTTTCGCCAATACCTGAAAAGCCTGGATATTAACGCCGAAAAAGCTCTGGCCCACCTGCACACGCTGAAGCAACAATCCGGCGCCCACCGTAACGACGGGCAAAACTCCAAGCCCGTCGGCGTTCTGCTGTCGACCATTCATCGCACCAAGGGTCTGGAGTGGCCGACGGTGATCGTGCCCGGTCTTCAGGAAAAGTACCTGCCTTATAGCCCCCGCGCCGAAGACAACCTACGCGCCCACTTGGAAAGTGAACGGCGCTTGTTGTACGTAGCCATTACTCGCAGCAGGCAGCAGTTGCACTTGATCACGCGCCCTGCAAGCAGCCGTCCTCACCTGGACGGCGAACAGGGCCCCAGCCGCTTTGTTGCAGAGTGTTGCTTTGAGCTATCCGATGAACTAGGCGGCGCTTTGCATCAACCAGATGGCAGCAACGCTCTCACGCTGCACGCCCCGCTAACGGCTATCAGCGAGCGTTACGGTCGCCGCGAAGGCGTAACCCTGAGTGGCGACGCAAGCCAAGAATGCAATGACCAGCCCCTATGGCAGAGGGAACGACTGCAGCACGCCATATTTGGCGCTGGAACCGTTGTCAGTGAAGATGAAAGAGCCTTTGAGGTTCGATTTGATAACGGCGATACCCTCAATTTCAGCAAGCAAAGCGCTCACCTCTACTTCAGCACATTAAGTTAA
- a CDS encoding OmpA family protein, protein MKFLRPVAIAALASSFAVPALAERQETIYLNPFAGFQYFGDKRDLDESGTYGVGIEYRFLPNWAVETVYSRADAERKYSSGAIDFDEVRVDGTYYFAGPDRTWNPYVSVGAGHASFDGTGPSTPGLNSDETRVNLGAGVRYNISDRVSLRGDLREFHGIDDSTFDTMASLGISVAFNRTVGQAAPVAPAPQPPADADNDGVLDARDQCPNTPRGTKVDANGCELDSDKDGVVDSKDKCPNTAAGMKVDKDGCEGVVKTIDTFEIDVQFPLNSAEIGAAYDSQIRRVADALRANSTTYVEIAGHTDSTGGDVYNQELSERRAAAVANRLTGTLGVNSDRVSSKGYGEAEPVASNSTDAGRAANRRVEARIQVRR, encoded by the coding sequence ATGAAATTTTTGCGTCCGGTAGCTATTGCAGCCCTTGCTTCATCTTTTGCAGTTCCTGCATTGGCTGAGCGCCAGGAAACGATTTACCTGAACCCGTTTGCCGGTTTCCAGTACTTTGGTGACAAGCGCGACCTGGATGAGTCTGGCACCTACGGTGTCGGCATCGAATATCGCTTTTTGCCGAACTGGGCCGTAGAAACTGTCTATTCGCGCGCTGATGCAGAGCGTAAATACAGCAGTGGCGCCATCGATTTTGACGAAGTACGTGTAGACGGTACCTACTACTTTGCCGGCCCGGATCGCACCTGGAACCCGTACGTATCGGTGGGTGCTGGTCATGCCAGCTTCGACGGCACTGGCCCGTCTACCCCGGGCTTAAACAGCGACGAAACTCGCGTAAACCTGGGGGCCGGCGTACGTTACAACATCAGCGATCGCGTATCCTTGCGTGGCGATCTGCGTGAATTCCACGGCATTGATGACAGCACTTTCGACACCATGGCGTCTTTGGGTATCAGTGTTGCCTTCAATCGTACCGTTGGCCAGGCAGCTCCCGTTGCACCAGCACCCCAGCCGCCGGCTGATGCTGACAACGACGGCGTGCTCGATGCCCGCGACCAGTGCCCTAACACCCCCCGCGGCACCAAAGTTGACGCCAACGGTTGTGAATTGGACAGCGATAAAGACGGCGTAGTGGACAGCAAAGACAAGTGCCCGAACACCGCAGCTGGAATGAAAGTCGACAAAGACGGCTGTGAAGGCGTGGTCAAAACCATCGACACCTTCGAGATTGACGTTCAATTCCCTCTGAACAGCGCCGAAATCGGTGCCGCTTATGACAGCCAAATCCGTCGTGTTGCCGATGCACTGCGCGCAAACAGCACCACTTACGTTGAAATTGCCGGTCACACCGACAGTACCGGTGGGGATGTGTACAACCAAGAGTTGTCAGAACGCCGCGCCGCAGCCGTTGCCAATCGTCTGACAGGCACACTGGGCGTTAATTCAGATCGCGTATCCAGCAAAGGCTACGGTGAAGCCGAGCCCGTTGCTAGCAACAGCACAGACGCTGGCCGTGCGGCCAATCGTCGAGTTGAAGCTCGCATTCAGGTGCGTCGCTAA